From one Planctomycetaceae bacterium genomic stretch:
- a CDS encoding transcriptional repressor, with protein sequence MAISQAELHRRLGRFIEASRRIGLRITHQRAEIFREAAASDEHPDAETIYQRVCKRVTGVSRDTVYRTLAMLEDNGLLRKTEVLGGPARYDANLDRHHHFVCAVCGTVKDFRSDALDDLPIPDSVKAIGRIEAAQVHVRGVCAACMRKKVKRR encoded by the coding sequence ATGGCGATTTCACAGGCAGAACTCCATCGGCGGCTGGGCAGGTTTATCGAGGCCTCCAGACGCATCGGCCTGAGGATCACCCACCAACGGGCCGAGATCTTCCGGGAGGCGGCCGCAAGCGACGAGCACCCCGACGCCGAGACGATCTACCAGCGGGTCTGCAAGCGCGTGACCGGCGTCTCGCGCGATACCGTGTACCGCACGCTGGCCATGCTGGAAGACAACGGCCTGCTTCGCAAGACCGAGGTCCTCGGCGGCCCGGCGCGATACGACGCCAACCTGGACCGGCACCACCACTTTGTCTGCGCCGTCTGCGGAACAGTCAAAGACTTCCGCAGCGACGCACTGGACGATCTGCCGATCCCGGACTCGGTCAAGGCGATCGGACGGATCGAGGCCGCCCAGGTGCATGTGCGTGGCGTGTGCGCGGCCTGCATGCGCAAGAAGGTCAAACGACGATAA
- the katG gene encoding catalase/peroxidase HPI: protein MADTNGKCPVTGMTHQHAPGKGTSNRDWWPNQVNLRVLHQHSALGNPMGEDFNYAHEFKTLDLKAVKQDLYALMTDSQAWWPADWGHYGPFFIRMAWHSAGTYRMGDGRGGAGSGAQRLAPLNSWPDNVNLDKARRLLWPIKQKYGRKLSWADLLILAGNCALESMGFKTFGFGGGRADIWEPQEDIYWGSEDKWLGDNRYSGQRQLDNPLAAVQMGLIYVNPEGPNGNPDPVASGRDVRETFARMAMNDEETVALVAGGHTFGKCHGAGPATHVGPEPEAAPIEQQGLGWKSSFGSGKGGDTIGSGIEGAWKPNPTQWDSGYLNVLFKYEWELVKSPAGANQWLAKDVAEEDMIVDAHDPSKKNRPMMTTADLSLRFDPIYGPIARRFQQNPAEFADAFARAWFKLTHRDMGPRSRYLGPEVPAEDLIWQDPLPAVDYTLIDERDIADLKGKIMASGLSIGELVATAWASASTFRGSDNRGGANGARIRLAPQKDWPVNQPAQLAKVLQTLEGIQKAFNDAQRGGKKVSLADLIVLGGCAAVEAAATKAGHGVTVPFIPGRTDASQAQTDADSFSVLEPVADGFRNFLKARFSVSAEELLVDRAQLLTLTAPEMTVLIGGLRVLGANFGQAPHGVFTKRPAALTNDFFVNLLDMGTAWKPATQDGDVFEGRDRATGELKWTGTRVDLIFGSNSQLRAIAEVYACADSQRKFVQDFVAAWNKVMNLDRFDLPTDAA from the coding sequence ATGGCTGACACGAATGGCAAGTGCCCGGTCACAGGGATGACTCACCAGCACGCACCCGGCAAAGGCACGTCCAACCGGGACTGGTGGCCCAACCAGGTGAACCTCAGGGTCCTCCACCAGCACTCGGCGTTGGGCAATCCGATGGGCGAGGATTTCAACTACGCCCATGAGTTCAAGACGCTGGACCTCAAGGCCGTCAAGCAGGACCTCTACGCGCTGATGACCGACTCGCAGGCCTGGTGGCCGGCCGACTGGGGGCATTATGGTCCGTTCTTCATCCGGATGGCCTGGCACAGCGCCGGCACCTATCGCATGGGCGACGGGCGCGGGGGCGCGGGGTCCGGCGCCCAACGGCTGGCGCCGCTCAACAGTTGGCCCGACAACGTGAACCTCGACAAGGCGCGACGCCTGCTCTGGCCGATCAAGCAGAAGTACGGTCGCAAACTCTCCTGGGCCGACCTCCTGATCCTCGCCGGCAACTGTGCGCTGGAGTCCATGGGGTTCAAGACGTTCGGGTTCGGCGGCGGACGCGCCGACATCTGGGAGCCGCAGGAGGATATCTACTGGGGCTCCGAAGACAAGTGGCTCGGCGACAACCGCTACAGCGGCCAGCGGCAGCTCGACAATCCCCTGGCCGCCGTGCAGATGGGCCTGATCTACGTCAACCCCGAAGGTCCCAACGGCAATCCCGATCCGGTGGCCTCCGGGCGCGACGTGCGAGAGACCTTTGCGCGCATGGCGATGAACGACGAAGAAACCGTCGCGCTGGTCGCCGGCGGGCACACCTTCGGCAAGTGCCACGGCGCAGGTCCCGCCACGCATGTGGGGCCCGAGCCTGAGGCCGCACCCATCGAGCAACAGGGGCTGGGCTGGAAGAGCAGCTTCGGCAGCGGCAAGGGCGGCGACACGATCGGCAGCGGCATCGAGGGCGCCTGGAAGCCCAACCCGACCCAGTGGGACTCGGGCTATCTCAACGTGCTCTTCAAGTACGAGTGGGAACTGGTCAAGAGCCCGGCCGGCGCGAACCAGTGGCTGGCCAAAGATGTCGCCGAAGAGGACATGATCGTGGACGCTCACGACCCGTCAAAGAAGAACCGGCCGATGATGACCACGGCGGACCTGTCGCTTCGCTTCGACCCGATCTATGGGCCCATCGCGCGGCGCTTCCAGCAGAACCCCGCCGAGTTCGCCGACGCCTTCGCCCGCGCGTGGTTCAAGCTGACCCACCGCGACATGGGCCCACGCTCGCGCTATCTCGGGCCGGAAGTGCCGGCCGAAGACCTGATCTGGCAGGATCCGCTGCCGGCCGTCGACTATACGTTGATCGACGAGCGGGACATCGCCGACCTCAAGGGCAAGATCATGGCGTCGGGTCTGTCGATCGGCGAACTGGTCGCCACCGCCTGGGCGTCGGCGTCTACCTTCCGCGGCTCGGACAATCGCGGCGGCGCCAACGGGGCACGCATCCGCCTGGCGCCGCAGAAGGACTGGCCCGTCAACCAGCCCGCCCAACTGGCCAAGGTCCTGCAGACCCTTGAGGGCATCCAGAAGGCGTTCAACGACGCGCAGCGCGGCGGCAAGAAGGTCTCGCTGGCGGATCTGATCGTGCTGGGCGGCTGCGCGGCTGTCGAAGCGGCGGCGACCAAGGCCGGCCACGGCGTGACGGTCCCCTTCATTCCGGGGCGCACCGACGCCTCGCAGGCGCAGACCGATGCGGATTCGTTCTCCGTGCTCGAGCCGGTCGCAGACGGGTTCCGCAACTTTCTCAAGGCCCGGTTCTCCGTCTCGGCTGAGGAACTGCTGGTGGATCGTGCGCAGTTGCTGACGCTGACGGCCCCGGAGATGACGGTCCTGATCGGCGGGCTGCGGGTCCTGGGCGCCAACTTCGGCCAGGCTCCACACGGCGTCTTCACCAAGCGGCCCGCGGCGCTGACGAACGACTTCTTCGTGAACCTGCTCGACATGGGGACGGCGTGGAAGCCGGCGACGCAAGACGGCGACGTGTTCGAGGGCCGCGACCGCGCGACGGGCGAACTGAAATGGACCGGCACGCGAGTCGATCTGATCTTCGGTTCGAACTCGCAGCTTCGGGCCATCGCCGAAGTCTACGCCTGTGCCGACTCGCAGCGAAAGTTCGTGCAGGATTTCGTGGCGGCATGGAACAAAGTCATGAACCTGGACCGGTTCGACCTGCCTACGGATGCGGCGTGA